From the genome of Grus americana isolate bGruAme1 chromosome 4, bGruAme1.mat, whole genome shotgun sequence:
GGCCCAGCACATCTCCTGCAGACAAGATCTCTCTAGCTTTTGCTTGCAGCTCCAGGCCCCATGCTTACATCACGCTGGTTGCCAGATGTGGGGCAAGCGAGGCGATGTTTCCTTGGGGCTTGCAAAAACTCTACCTGAAGCAACAGTTATATGAGCTATGTTTGAAGTGATGTAACATCTTTCCAGCCTAAAAACTCTATGGGCATCAGTAGTCATGAATTAAACTCCAAAACAGCACAGAGTTGCATTTGTGAAATGCATAATGCTCTTAAGTGATAACAGGCCTGAACTGCTTTTATCTCCCTAGACTTGGCCTCTCTTACACCATGGGAAAAATGTTCCCAAGCAAACAGCACTCCCCCCCGAAAAGCTGTGACCTTACCTATTGTACAGATAGGTACCCTGAATGGTCATGAGCCTACGTGTGCTCAGTTTATCTTATACAGATAAAGCCATGTCGAAAGAAAAGCTTTagcaagaaagcagaagaggtgAACAGCAAAGTCTTTGTTAACTATGTTTAGCCATCTGTCTAATGAATACTTTGGAAAAAGGACTGAAACGCCCTTGGCAGTTCCAGTGCTGCCATTTGGGTGTAAGTGCCAGCATTGTACTGACCAAACCTAGGATCCCTGGTATTTTTAGtgaaatttaaaaggaaaaagtactGACCAAAACCAATCCTTTATGTGTGACCTTTAAGGTTCTTCTGGCAAAAATAAATCATCCAATATAACACATTCCAAAACTGATATTTTATATTAGTTTCCTTTATTATAACTTCACCTACTACCATATCTGTGGTTAAAGGAGTTGTGTAAAATACACAAGAAGCCACATGGCTCATTTTTAACAGGTAAAactaaatttctgtttcatttgacACGATGGCTGATGCAGTTGGTGTTGGTAATTCATGAACATTTTGGCcaggaaatacagtatttctattAATGGTGAATTGCATTAACATCCCTAAACCAGCATGATCTGAACAGGTGACGCCACAGTCTGCAATTTCATTCGTATCATCGAAGGTGCAAAATAGGTTGCGGAGAGGCTTAGTGCAATTTTCTTCATAACCTGCCCTGTGGGTTGGTGGAGGTGCCGGTGGCGCTGGGTGGCAGCAGCTGAGGTGCGTTGGTGGGGTATGAAGAATTAGAGTGAACACTGCGGCAGAAAGGATCCAAGCAATTAATTGCAAATACAATTCAAGCGACTAGCTGGTGATAGCGGGATGGGGACTGCTCTCACAGGTGGATGGAGAAGTCCTCCTTTGTGGCTAGcctggggcagctcaggaacaaGAACAAATCTGTTGAGCAAAGCAGTGGAGCTCTGCCCGGGCTGAACAAGCAGACCGTCAAAAtcctggaagcagcagagcccagggctgTCTTTAGGCTCATCGcgtacagcagagaggaaagctgAAGAGCAGTGTAGACAAGAGAGGCAAAACAGCACCGTGCCCTAGCAGAGTTCATCTGGCTTCACCTGTCTTCCCCAGATCAGTAATTTAGGCAACACAGCCTACTCCTTTACTGTGAAAGATGTTATTTATAACTCCTGTCAAGCCTTCTCTGGTGAGGTTgtgacagagcagcagcaagggtTTGCTCCCTGCCAAGCCCTCAGGCCTCGGAGGGGCTGGAAGGTGGCAGAGCAGGTGCAGCTGAAGGCATTTATGTGGGTTTTTCCAGAAAGGTTTTTGTGGGCACATCACTCTGAGGGAGCACAGAGGGCACCAAGCTGCTTGGAGGAGAGCAGACGAAGAATGTTTATGCTGCATTTTCACATTAAATGGTGTGGCAAAGCCTTCAAGAAACACCTTGGCCAAGCCCAGCATCACTGTGAAATCTGTTTGCTTGCACGGACTTACTGGCAGCTTTGTGAAATGGTTCAGCTTTGTCTTTGAGGCAGTTGCTACGCGCGAGGGACAAAGTGCAGCTGAAGGTGAGAGGCTGTGCCGTGCTCCCGGacaagcaggcaggagagcagcagctacGGCCCTGTGGCTCTCCTCCGCTGTGGCTGGGTTCCTGCACAGGCTCAGCTTCAGTCACTTGTGCCTGGCATCTGCTCCCGGCCAGAAAACGTTTCTTTGTGCCAGGATGGCAACAAACAGAGTGCTGCTAGAGCCGCATGGTGATGGACACCTGCCTGGCCATGCCATGCTAAAGGAAAATTTCTCTTGTACTAATATCATCTTTCTGGATATTGGATTTGCATGGccaggttttggtggcgggggggctaccggggtggcttctgtgagaagcttctagaagcttcccctgtgtctgatagagccaatgccagccagctccaagacgggcccgccgctggccaaggctgagcccatcagcgatggtggtagtgcTTCTGGGATAGCAGAGTTaagggtgggggaaaaaaaaaaccccacctgtgCAACAGCAATTGTagccagagagaagagtgagaagatgtgagaaactctgcagactcccaggtcagtgaaggaggacggggaggaggtgctccaggtgccagagcagagattcccctgcagcccatggaggagaccatggtgaggcaggctgtccccctgcagcccatggaggatgatggtggagcagacatccacctgtagcccatggaggaccccccgccggagcaggtggaggcacctgaaggaggctgtgaccccacaggaagcctgcactggagcaagctcctggcacgacctgtggccccgtggagagagaggagcccacaccagagcaggtttgctggcaggacttgtgacctcgtgggggaccccacgctggagcagtctgatcctgaaggactgcaccccgtggaagggacccatgctggagcagttcgtgaagaactgcagcccgtgggaaggactcatgttggagaagttggtggaggactgtctcccgtgggagggacaccaagctggagctggggaagagtgtgaggagtcctccccctgaagaggaaggagcagcagagacaatgtgtgatgaactgaccacaacccccattcccgtccccctgtgctgctgtggggggaggagggagagaaatcgggagtgaagttgagcctgggaagaagggaggggtgggaggaaggtggttttaaaattttgttttatttctcattatcctagtctgatttccccaagttgagtctgttttgcctgtgacagtaattggtgagggATCTCGccctgtccttatctccacccaggagcctttcgttatattttctctcccctgtccagctgaggagggcagtgatagagcggctttgcaggggcacctggcctccagcctgggtcaacctGCATTTGGTGGGATGTCAGGATGACCACTTCTGCTGGGGACTTTCAAGCACAAAGCCATTGCAAGTCATGGCAGTTTGACAGAGGAAGCCAGAAAGGAGAGCTCATTTCAGCGTGGGATATGAAGGCTGACCCTCCCTACCCATTGACTTGCCAAAGGTACTGGCAGAGTGTGTAGGTGTAGTACGTCCACAAGAGCTGTACCCCTTTGCTTTCCACAGAATCTtgataaaaggaagatttaCATGCTTCATCTCCGCTCCTACCTCAAATACAGCTGTAATCCAGCCTGGGTCACGGGTAGCTGTCAGAAGTCTAGAGAGGTGGGTAGTGGAACCAAGGAAACGTCGTTTCTGCCATCAGCCTGAAACAATCCTTCGCTGCTCATgtcccatttttttctccccagttaTTGTTAGAGATCTTCccaacagcagagctgcacctACCTTGGAAATCCtcctttgctttgctgcctTCGCTCTTCCACTCTCCCTGTGATAATATGGAAGACGGTGGGCAGCACTTCCCGATCTGTATATCCAATCCCCTCTTCCTCCGCCTCCACTTCCAGTCTGCTCCTTGGCTCACCAGGGTCTCTCAGCCCCATGCACGCCTGGCGTGGGCTTCCCCCTCTGCTTTACTGTCCTCCCTCCACCTCCAGCTCATGCTGTCTCCGCTCACAAATTTGTTGTGGAGCTGAAAACCTTTCCAGGAGGAGAGCGGTGGGGTTTCAGTAGGGATACGCTGCAGCCCAAACATTTACGCTTTAGGTCCTGCCTTAGCCTTTGGTTGGTCCTGCAATAGATGCCTGTCACTTTACTGATTTGTGTATATGGgacagaaaagcttttatttgtcTTTACAGACTGCTTTggtttaaatataaaatattacaatCAAAACAAGCCATGAAATGCTCTTGCTGTGCACAGCGGGGATGGCTGTGCCCATCATTTAGCCCGGGTGCCCATCTGCCCGAGTTGTGCCGCAGGCAGAGGCGTGGGTAAAAGTGATGTTCTGGGAACAAAGGACACACGATGGTCCACAAAGAAAAGGCTGGTGCAGAAGCGTTACAGGGCAGACAGTGCCATCGGGAGCAGGAAGACAGCGCTGGCCAGGCTCGCTGGCGAGGGCTGCTGTGTTTGCACGGTCCCCCTGGATTTTGTTTCTTACCAGATATGCAGAGATTAGGATTTCCAAAGTGTGTGTAGAAACAGGACATTCAAGCACTGATTATCTGTGTGATATGCACTCACATCATACAGATGcatgtgcacacatacacacaaaggaaaaaacaggtAGTGCTTTTATgtgtaacagaaaaatacaaacttgGTAAGAGATTTGCTGGGAAGTGAAAGAGTAACCACACTGTAGTCTCATAGCTGGAGAACAGCTTCTCCTTTTCAATAGCTGGACTTGGTGGCAGTATAGCAAATGAAATGGGCGTTACAGATTAATAAAACACAgagacagattttattttgaaccaaaagttaaaattttatttggaatATCAATATaccccaaaaaataaaaataaaaacttcattttatgtAGTGAAATAGCCAtttgaaaatgataaaataaagatatttctcATACTATTCTCTCCTAGTTATTGTACACATAtttaaggttgtttttttctgaatataaatCTAGCTTGAGCTTTAAGGCTCCAAAAAGCCTAAAGCATGTAGTGGCTCTTTTGAGAAAGCAGATAAGTCAATCAGAGCTGTGTTTTTTCAGCAGACAGGCCTGTTTGAAGCTGTCCAGGACTGGACAGAAGTGAGACTTCCCAGGAAGGTCACTGTTTCAGGGGAGTATTATTTTATACCCATTGGGAAATACACTCTAACCCCACTTCATGCAGCATTTTATTGAGCTATATGATGCACTGGGGAGGGCCCTGGTTCCCCTTAGCTGTCAAGTTCTTGTGCACATCCAATCCTACTTGTGTTGGTGCAGTTGGTTTAATTTAAGAAATCAAATCCTGCCCTGTGGTGTTTGCTCTGCTAGAAATTAAGTCTGTAACAAGGCGCTGATCCTGCCTTTACCCCTGTAAGCAAAAGGCTCCTGTGCCCACGTATAGCTGTGCTGACCGCAACGGGGCGTTTATGACAGCAGGATCAGGGACTTGTCCTATAGcttgcttttaataaaataaatggaatggaaaatgtattgaaataaaacagtagGAACCCACCGACAATTCTGAGTTGTAATtcttcccttttagagggctCACTGACGCTAGGCTGGAAAACATGACTAAAGACAGGGCCTGAGTGGTGCCCCGAGTGGTTCATGTCACCACTAAGTAAACACAAGCCGATTTAGGTCTGGCATCACCCTCGGTGACTGGGCTGCAGCGGGCTGATGCAAAGCTCACTGAACGCGCTGGACATCCCACCAAGAATCTCACTTTCAGTAGGCATTGGTCCAAATCCCAAACTTAGGCAGTATGGCCTGCAATTTGCTCTGATCTCTTCCTTGATCAAAGCcatttttattacttaaatTATGTCTGTATTTATGGTTTGTATATAATCACTTTATACTTCTGTTACTGGTTCTGAAGTACAGGATGGAGTAGAACTACTAGAGATATCACTGCACTAGCATGTTATACCTGGCACCGCTtacaaaagctgctgtttcacGGTCACAATAATTGGTGTCTTATGCTCTTCGTTGCCTGAAAATGACCTGAATATTGATCCCTGAGGTACCATTGCTCCCAACTAAAGCACTGTCCCAGGTTTTTTACTTTcgggagagaaaaacaaaatacaccCAGGACTTGACAAGTTGTTAGACCACGCATGTTCCTCCAAACAAATGCACAGTCCCACGCTTGCACTCAGGGAGCCGCTGCGTAATTAACTTCTGCAGGGGGGACCCCTTATTCCACCAGCCACCCCGTCCTGGGCGCCTGGCACTACGCAGCCCACCCTCCTCCCGCTTTGCCTTTCCTCATCTTGGGAAGGAGCGAGCATTCAGCCTGGAAATACTTTCTCCTGGGATATGCAACTTGTGCTCAATACTTTATTCCTACTACCCAGCCTGGCTCTTCCAAGTGATTCCTTTTGCACGCTTTGGCCCTTATCTTGTAAGCAAAAGCTTGTATTTGTTTACTGTGAGATTCTGGTGAGAGGTCTCTTTTGGAGCCGGCTGCCCTTAGTTGGCTGTTATCAGTGAGCCCAGGCATAAATCACTTCTGACTCCGAGTCACAGAAGGTCTGTAACCACGAGGGGTGTCGGTCTCATCACAGGCACAATTTAAAGAGGCTGCAGAACTACCCACGTTTTTGTTCTTCCACTAACTAGTTGaaagtattttccttaaaaGCGTTCACTACACAGAAGTAGTGTTCAGGAAGAGTCCAATTCTGCTCACAGCTGCCTAAGCATAAATCCACACcaacttttctggttttatttcagtacaTTCCATTAATATatcaaaacacaaaacttcGACCCTGGCAGACTGACCTTATCACCAGTGTAACTTTCCTGACTTTAATAGTGAATCCCGTAACGGCATTTCCAGCATCCGTGGTGGGTGTCACAGGTCCCATAATGCCTGGTAATTTATATAAAGTTTGAGTTCCCCATGGTGTGTGTGAATGCAACGGAATTACAGctttatttaaagtaattaggaaaaaaaagggttctGGTAGTGAACAGAAAAATTTGAAAGTGTGACCCCAAGGCTCAAACCAGGGGAAATAAATAGGACCCAATTAGCTGTGTTTATACGTTGTGGCTCATAGGTTGGAACAGCTGGAGTATTGTTGAGGTGTCATTACGTTAGGGTTGACTGGCTCAGTGTTTAAATACATGTGAGTGGGTTAAATGCGATGTCTAAGTATCATGCGTGcactttttaggaaaaaaaaaagtaagcaaaacAGTGTATGTTGGTTTTGGTCTTATCCTCAATTTCTTTAATGCCAATTACCACATTTGACTCCTGTAGAAAACCTCAGAGGAAAGGCCCAACAATACCATAGGAGAGGGCTACAGGACCTGTGTAAACGCATGTGTGATGCGTCATCTCCTGAAGCAAATGGCAGCGTGACAGCCAATTTCCAGTGTGACGATAAATGCACCCTAATTGGCCGCTGTCCCTTACGTGCCTGACCTTGCTTCCCCCTCCCTACGCATACGCTTGCCTGCAGCCTAGTCACCCGCCAGGACGCCCACTGAATATTCAGCGCCGAGTTTCCCCTGCGCGCCGGGGGTACACCCGTGCTGCATTCTGAGGAGGTCGCTCGCGCTGGTTTCTGCACGGCAGTGACGGAAGGTGGCCCTCGCCAGCCCAGCCCCGAATAGCGGGGCGGTGGGCACGTCGGGAGCAGGCGCAGAGGTTCCCGCGAGGGCTTTGGGAGGATGGGGTAAGAGCGGGTGAAATTCTTGCTCCGCTGAAGTCAGTGTCGGCGTTGCCAGCATTGCCATACAGCATGCACAGCGgtggttttcttctcttacaCAATTAAGGAAAATAGTGTGTGAAACAAGGTACATTTCTTAAAACCCACCCTGTTTTCTGCCTATGTTAAATTTAGGATGCAAGTCCTTGCCTTGCTGTGGTGTCGCTTCTTATTTATAAACTTTATTGGGCTTTTAAGTCATTAACCGTAAGCCTCAAATTAGCAGAAGTGTGCGGTTCCTTCCCCTCCGCTCAGATGAAAGGACACACCAGCTCTGTTCAAAGCACAGCAAAGCCTCCACTGACTTCACAGGGTCCAAGATTTCTGCTCCAGCTTCGGCTCCAGATGCCGGACCACTTCCACCCCCTCTTGCTTTATCTGAGAGACCTAAGACACACAGGCCTGAGGGTCTAAATGGCACGATGGTGGGCTTCTATTAACGCTTCTCACCTAATTGCGGTCGCCTTCAATTTTTGCCTCTTCCGCTCTTAACCGGTCTTCTCAACCTGCTTCTTAGCCAGGGCAAAATTAAGCATGAGGAAGAAGGCTTATTCAGCATTATAATTATCTACTCCCAAGCTGTAGAACAAAATGGTTTACACATTTAATTGGTTTTGTCTAATATTTCCACGTATACAGTAGTCCTATTAATGAATATCATAGCTTCATTACTGCATATCACATTTTGCTATTTGTTGTGTACCATAAAATAACGTCAGCACATCAATAACTTAAATAACACAAATGTAAACTCATTTTCTGCTTGTTATAATTATGATTTTAGCCTGCAAAGGCTTTTTGATTTGTAAGACCATTCACATAACATGGAATGtaactttatttgtttttcttttgtatataaTGAGACACCGAAAGCCCTTGTCATCTCTTAACAGGATACTAAAGCAGCTCTGTTTCATGAACGACAGCACAATTAAAGCTAAaaatcataaattaaaaaaaaccaaaccctttgTACTGCACAATCTCAAATTAAAGCAAGAAAGATAATGACAATCTTTTGCATTAGCCAGGAAACGTGATTCTCTGCcactgggcttttttttcttgttgacaATTCACAGGATGTGTATATGGGTGTAGTTATAGGTGTGTGTATATCCTATGCAGAACAGCAGTCCCTATTTTGTTGATCTAGTTCTTCTAATCGTTTAGTTAAACTACCTAACTGATACAATTTAGAATACTACATTAACACATTTAACATCAAGTTTACATACTTGCGTCTTTGAAATACTAGGAActtttacacattttatttgGCTTTGTAAGGACTGGAATATCACAGAGAATGCAATCTACTTGTCTTTGAAAGAATATGGCTGTTCTCAACTAACTCTCTAAGGTTCAGAGTGAAATACATTTCTCCTTCTATCTGTAGCtgacttcagagaagaaagagtGTCTTCTTCAGTGGCCAGTCTGATGTTACAGTACAGATTCTGCAGAGAGAGATATGTATTTAATGAAGCAGAATTCTCTCTGGACTTTAGAGTTAAGCTGTTGCAGCAAAATTACTCCGTTTAGACTAGTTTTTTCTATACAAATCTCAAGAAAAACCTATTCCAAGTATGTTTTGTAGTAGTATCTCCACATGACCAGAGGAGGGCACTTTGAACATCTTTGCACTGCCCGGGAGGCAGATGCAGAAGCACAGTGTTACCCAATGTCGCGTGGTCCTGCCACCTCTCCCCGCCCAGGCAGGTAGCCTTGTGTCCACAAAAATACAGAATCCGTATTGTACCACAGGGCTCTGTTCTGAAAACTGTGGGCAGATATATCACTCTCTTCTCGCTAACTAGGATTTCTTCTGATTTCCCCCATTCAATTCAGTGTTGCTGCGGGTTAAATTGAGATTAACGGCTAATTCCTAAAAATCACCTGAGGGGAGTtgtctccctctccttcctgaaCATCCCTCTGCTATTAGCCCCTGGTAATTTAGCAAATATTGATTGATTTAACCCTCTATGACTTATCCTGCTGCAGAAATTCCTTGCCTTTAACTGAAAAATGCACTTGGAAAATGCACTCTCTGAGATATGTATTGCAACAGTGCATCTTTTCACATTAAACTCTTGTAAAAGTACTGCTCCTTTCCGCCGTCTGAGGGAGGTGACTCTGCATCCCAGATCTGCTCCTCCGGCAGAGTACGTAGCGGAGAAATcaatctcttctctcttccGTTCATGACCACAGTGTGGACTTCAGACACTTTCCATGCAGGAAACATCCCTTTGGGTTTCATTTTGGCTAAAGGTATCAACCTTCTatggaaaagattttaattttataatcttACTGTTATCATAGACagacagatatttattttttttgtcacctctctgctttgttttgttcaagTTTAATGCTGATAAATTATCAGAAAGGATTTAGAaacttcctttttaataaaagtctCTCCTCCACCCTGGGGAAACACACTGCTTCTTCAATGTACTTTTCTCCCCCTCAAcattattccttttctcttttcttcttttttctttccttttttccttccttttttcttttcttttttctcttctttcttttctcctttttttttttttctagagcaGACAGGTACAAGAAGGAAGTTGTCTTTCATCAGCAGTCCTTTGAGATAGAGTAGAATTCAGTGAGTCCTCACCATGATAGGATCATAAACTTACTGGGTTAAACCAAGCTAACTTTCCCTAAGCTGCCAAGTTTTAGCTGCGCcatacatgtatgtatttccttgtgccattttcttttcttataattttgtttttcttgatgaCCCTGAGCTATGGCTTCTGTCTCGTTTCTACCACTAGTCgaccttcctttcttttctggttttgccgATATAGGCCTCAAAGAAAAAATGGCAGAAGAGCACAAAGTAGCTGAGGTACATGAGAGAGGACCAGATGATGTTCTGCACGTGGGAATGGCACTGGCCCTGCTGCATCCAGGAGAAGACCAGGTAATTGATCACGCAACCGATCAACATCTGAGTGATCTGCGACAAGGTGATGAACATGGCAAACTTGCGTGAGACTCTGAAGCCAGCAGCCCGCAAGGCATAGTAAGAGTACATAACGGCGTGTACTCCATAGTTCATGGTCATGAACCAGCCACCGCCAGCCACCATGTCCTTGTAGGAATACCAAGAATAAAGTAACACAGTAATGTGATGGTACCAGTGTAAGAAGATGAGCTTCTGTTTCCTAAGAATAATGAATATTGTATCACctgtaacaacaacaacaaaaaaaaaaaaaggaggggaggaaatgaGAAACATATTGAACAATTCCATAATTACTGCAGTGCTCTCTTCCCTTTGCTGTTGCTGGAGTATACGTTATTTTGGAGCACAAAAAACCACCTCAGCTCTAGATCTGAGAGCCTGTCTCATCTGAGAGCCAGCTTGGTTCCTAATCTCTACGCAATCTTCAGAAAACCATGTATCCACGTTTTCCTGTGTGGGTAACCCGTTTGAAAACCCCATAGGTTTACTTGGTAGCCCCTTGCTGCAAACATAATCCATGAAAGTCTGAGCTGAGGTTGTCCATTATATACTGGGACTAGAAGAGAAATGCAGCTCGACAGAGAGCAGAAAAcctgaggaggaagcagcacagTGTCCTCCAATTCAAATGCCTACCTGCAAATTGAACCTAGTTAAACTCAGTGGAGCCGTCTGAGCTACTATGCAAAAAGCTATTGCATATGCAACCTACAATACTGAAAGGTATGTAACtgccagaagaaaatgcttccaGAAGGAAATTTGGTTCATGTTGAAATCCACATCCTTTTCTGCAAATTCATGTTGCTATTGtagaaaagtaaattttattcctctttcctgcttttttctttttcctgcttctcatgATTGCACTGAGCATCTATGTGTATCTGTACGCTACTTGTTTTCTATTGTTATAGACACAGTGTTTCCAAAAAGATCCCTGAGATTTGAATCTGGAGACTTATTTCTACATATGTGTATCCCAGGAAATCCAAATCATGAATATTAGTGATGGGTGGAACCAAAATGGCACTGTCTGCACAAGGTCTGTAACAAGCCGTAATGCTACTGTTTACTTCCTTAGCTGCAAGATGTTGACTCACATTTTAATAAGTAATCATATGTTCAATTTATTGTTGTTGTGCAGTTCTAGCTgatgttttccagtt
Proteins encoded in this window:
- the ELOVL6 gene encoding elongation of very long chain fatty acids protein 6 isoform X1, translating into MNMSVLTLQEYEFEKQFNEHAAIQWMQENWKKSFLFSALYAAFIFGGRHLMNKRAKFELRKPLVLWSLSLAVFSIFGAVRTGAYMLYILMTKGLKQSVCDQSFYIGPVSKFWAYAFVLSKAPELGDTIFIILRKQKLIFLHWYHHITVLLYSWYSYKDMVAGGGWFMTMNYGVHAVMYSYYALRAAGFRVSRKFAMFITLSQITQMLIGCVINYLVFSWMQQGQCHSHVQNIIWSSLMYLSYFVLFCHFFFEAYIGKTRKERKVD
- the ELOVL6 gene encoding elongation of very long chain fatty acids protein 6 isoform X2, coding for MNMSVLTLQEYEFEKQFNEHAAIQWMQENCIFGAVRTGAYMLYILMTKGLKQSVCDQSFYIGPVSKFWAYAFVLSKAPELGDTIFIILRKQKLIFLHWYHHITVLLYSWYSYKDMVAGGGWFMTMNYGVHAVMYSYYALRAAGFRVSRKFAMFITLSQITQMLIGCVINYLVFSWMQQGQCHSHVQNIIWSSLMYLSYFVLFCHFFFEAYIGKTRKERKVD